The Sulfitobacter sp. SK011 genome has a window encoding:
- a CDS encoding FAD-dependent oxidoreductase, whose protein sequence is MADVPSHARVVIIGGGVIGCSVAYHLTKLGWKDVVLLERKQLTSGTTWHAAGLIAQLRATANMTKLAKYSQELYGNLEQETGVATGFKRCGSITVALTEERKEEIYRQAAMARAFGVAVEEISPAEVKAKYEHLNIDGVTGAVFLEKDGQGDPANIALALAKGARQRGAKVIERTRASGVTREGRRITGVTWEQGDETGHITCDMVVNCGGMWGHEVGRMLGVNVPLHACEHFYIVTEAIPGLTQLPVLRVPDECAYYKEDAGKMLLGAFEPNAKPWAMNGIPADFEFDQLPEDFDHFEPILESAVTRMPMLADAGIHTFFNGPESFTPDDAYHLGQAPDMDNVWVAAGFNSIGIQSAGGAGMALAQWMEDGAKPFDLGDVDIGRMQPFQGNKTYLFERSKETLGLLYADHYPYRQKASARGVRRTPFHQHLLDQGAVMGELAGWERANWYARDGQKPEYEYSWKRQNFFDNVAQELAAIRTNVGMYDMSSFGKIRVEGRDATAFLNRVGGGQYDVPVGKIVYTQFLNHRGGIEADVTVTRLSETAYLVVTPAATRLADETWMRRHVDDFNVVITDVTAGEGVLAVMGPNARKLLQAVSPNDFSNDINPFGTAQEIELGMGLARVHRVTYVGELGWEIYVSADMAAHAFETLHAAGQDMGLKLCGMHMMDSARIEKGFRHFGHDITSEDHVLEAGLGFAVKTDKPDFIGRDAVLRKKEEGLNARLLQFRLTDPEPLLYHNEPIIRDNQIVGFLSSGSYGHHLGAAIGLGYVPCKDQTAGDVLASAYEIDVAGTRVRAEVSLKPMYDPTSERVKV, encoded by the coding sequence ATGGCTGACGTTCCCTCACACGCACGCGTGGTTATCATTGGCGGCGGCGTTATTGGCTGCTCGGTTGCGTATCACCTGACGAAATTGGGGTGGAAAGACGTTGTGTTGCTGGAACGCAAGCAACTGACGTCAGGCACCACATGGCATGCGGCAGGACTGATCGCTCAATTGCGGGCGACGGCCAATATGACCAAACTGGCCAAGTATAGCCAAGAACTCTACGGCAACCTTGAGCAAGAAACAGGCGTGGCGACCGGGTTCAAACGCTGTGGGTCCATCACTGTGGCGCTGACCGAGGAGCGCAAGGAAGAGATTTACCGCCAGGCGGCGATGGCGCGCGCCTTTGGTGTAGCCGTAGAAGAAATCAGCCCCGCAGAGGTCAAAGCGAAATACGAACACCTGAATATTGACGGGGTTACAGGGGCTGTGTTTCTTGAAAAGGACGGGCAGGGAGACCCGGCCAACATCGCGCTGGCACTGGCCAAAGGCGCGCGGCAGCGCGGTGCCAAGGTGATCGAGCGTACCCGCGCATCCGGGGTCACCCGCGAGGGCCGCAGGATCACTGGCGTCACTTGGGAACAGGGCGACGAGACGGGTCACATCACTTGCGACATGGTTGTGAACTGTGGTGGCATGTGGGGCCACGAGGTGGGCCGCATGCTGGGCGTGAACGTGCCACTGCATGCCTGCGAACACTTCTATATCGTGACCGAGGCGATCCCAGGCCTGACCCAATTGCCTGTCCTGCGCGTGCCTGACGAATGTGCGTATTACAAAGAAGACGCTGGCAAGATGTTGCTTGGGGCGTTTGAACCGAATGCAAAACCATGGGCGATGAACGGCATCCCCGCAGACTTTGAATTTGATCAACTGCCCGAAGATTTTGATCACTTTGAACCCATTTTGGAATCGGCTGTTACACGCATGCCAATGCTGGCAGACGCAGGCATTCACACCTTTTTCAACGGGCCGGAATCCTTTACGCCCGATGATGCTTACCATCTGGGTCAGGCCCCCGATATGGACAATGTTTGGGTCGCCGCCGGGTTCAATTCCATCGGCATTCAATCGGCGGGCGGCGCAGGCATGGCACTGGCGCAATGGATGGAGGATGGCGCAAAGCCATTTGATCTGGGCGATGTCGACATTGGCCGCATGCAACCCTTTCAGGGCAACAAGACCTATCTGTTTGAGCGCTCCAAAGAAACGCTGGGATTGCTCTATGCTGATCACTATCCCTACCGGCAAAAGGCCTCTGCACGCGGTGTGCGGCGCACGCCGTTTCATCAACACCTGCTAGATCAAGGCGCGGTCATGGGCGAACTGGCCGGATGGGAGCGTGCCAATTGGTATGCGAGAGATGGGCAAAAACCCGAGTACGAATACTCGTGGAAGCGGCAAAATTTCTTTGACAATGTGGCCCAAGAGCTGGCCGCGATCCGCACGAATGTCGGGATGTACGACATGTCATCTTTCGGCAAAATCCGTGTGGAAGGGCGCGATGCAACTGCATTTTTGAACCGTGTGGGGGGTGGGCAATACGATGTGCCGGTGGGCAAGATCGTCTATACTCAATTCCTGAACCATCGCGGCGGGATCGAGGCGGATGTGACGGTGACGCGCCTCTCTGAAACGGCGTATCTGGTGGTAACACCGGCCGCGACCCGTCTGGCGGATGAAACATGGATGCGCCGGCATGTGGATGATTTTAACGTCGTCATCACCGATGTCACAGCGGGCGAAGGTGTGTTGGCCGTCATGGGCCCGAATGCCCGTAAGTTGTTGCAGGCGGTGTCACCGAATGACTTCTCGAACGACATAAACCCGTTTGGTACGGCGCAGGAGATCGAGTTGGGGATGGGGCTCGCTCGTGTCCACCGCGTCACCTATGTCGGCGAGCTTGGCTGGGAAATTTATGTCAGTGCTGACATGGCTGCACATGCCTTTGAAACACTGCACGCAGCGGGGCAGGATATGGGGCTTAAATTGTGCGGCATGCATATGATGGATTCTGCACGGATCGAAAAAGGTTTCCGGCATTTTGGTCATGACATCACGTCAGAGGATCACGTTCTTGAGGCGGGTCTTGGGTTTGCTGTGAAAACTGACAAGCCTGACTTCATCGGGCGCGACGCAGTCCTGCGCAAAAAAGAAGAGGGGTTGAATGCCCGTCTGTTGCAATTCCGTCTGACCGATCCTGAACCATTGCTTTATCACAATGAGCCGATCATCCGGGACAATCAGATCGTTGGTTTCTTGTCTTCTGGATCATATGGCCACCATTTGGGTGCGGCAATTGGATTGGGGTACGTCCCTTGCAAGGATCAAACTGCCGGTGATGTTCTGGCATCAGCATATGAAATCGACGTGGCCGGAACACGGGTCAGAGCAGAAGTATCCCTTAAACCAATGTATGATCCCACGTCTGAGCGTGTGAAGGTTTAG
- the rarD gene encoding EamA family transporter RarD, translated as MRNPYSLTKNANEDTPQGLAFAVGAYVFWGFLPLYMKLLSHMSAAEVVAHRIIWSLPIAAIVLIALRRTSDLRDALRSPRMLVMGCVTAALISVNWGIYVWAISSGHALDAALGYYINPLFSIFLGAVLLGERLSRAQLAAIALAAGAVLVLTLDAGRMPWVALGLMLSWGLYALAKKKLPIGPNQGFLLEVLILMLPALAVFGYLVSTGQSHFLTGGALDTWLLIGCGAVTAIPLMIYANGAKLLRLSTMGILQYIAPTMIFLIAVFVFDEPFGPARMIAFPMIWAALVIYSTSMLHQMRHKTG; from the coding sequence ATGCGCAACCCTTACAGCCTGACCAAAAACGCTAATGAGGATACGCCGCAGGGCCTGGCATTTGCTGTGGGGGCCTATGTCTTTTGGGGTTTTTTGCCGCTCTATATGAAACTGTTGTCTCATATGTCCGCGGCTGAAGTTGTGGCGCACAGGATAATCTGGTCCCTGCCAATCGCGGCGATCGTTCTGATAGCCTTGCGCCGGACGTCCGATTTGCGCGATGCCCTTAGATCCCCGCGCATGTTGGTGATGGGCTGCGTGACGGCGGCACTCATCTCAGTCAATTGGGGTATCTATGTCTGGGCAATTTCCTCAGGCCATGCGTTGGACGCTGCATTGGGGTATTACATTAACCCGCTCTTCAGCATCTTTCTCGGCGCGGTTCTGCTTGGTGAACGTTTGTCGCGGGCGCAGTTGGCGGCGATTGCTTTGGCTGCTGGTGCGGTGCTGGTTCTGACCCTTGATGCCGGACGCATGCCTTGGGTTGCGCTGGGTTTGATGTTGTCATGGGGCCTTTACGCGCTTGCCAAAAAGAAGCTGCCCATCGGCCCCAATCAGGGGTTTCTGTTGGAGGTCTTAATCCTGATGCTGCCCGCACTTGCAGTTTTTGGATATCTGGTGAGCACAGGACAGTCCCATTTTCTAACGGGCGGCGCGCTGGATACCTGGCTGTTGATTGGCTGCGGGGCGGTGACGGCAATCCCGCTGATGATCTATGCCAACGGCGCGAAACTGCTCAGGCTGTCGACCATGGGCATTCTTCAGTATATCGCGCCCACAATGATCTTTCTCATTGCAGTTTTTGTTTTTGACGAACCTTTCGGCCCCGCGCGAATGATTGCCTTTCCCATGATCTGGGCCGCGCTGGTGATCTATTCGACTTCAATGCTACACCAGATGCGGCACAAAACCGGGTGA
- a CDS encoding pseudouridine synthase, giving the protein METEYNPPDGPLVVLHEDAEVLLVDKPAGLLSVPGKGPHLADCLLTRIQAVFPDALLVHRLDRDTSGVMIFALTPYAQRHLGLQFEKRMTRKTYVARVWGVPVEKTGVIDLPLIVDWPNRPLQMVCHETGKSAQTEWRVLKDQGDTARVRLTPKTGRSHQLRVHMLALGHPILGDPFYATGPARDFPRLMLHSEELRFNHPQGGHSTKVRAKAPF; this is encoded by the coding sequence ATGGAAACTGAATATAACCCCCCTGACGGGCCGCTGGTGGTGCTGCACGAAGACGCCGAAGTGTTGTTGGTCGATAAGCCCGCCGGATTGCTCAGCGTGCCGGGAAAAGGACCACATTTGGCAGACTGCCTTCTGACCCGCATTCAGGCGGTGTTTCCGGACGCACTGCTGGTGCACCGACTGGACCGCGATACCTCTGGTGTCATGATTTTCGCACTGACACCCTACGCCCAGCGACACCTCGGTCTGCAGTTTGAAAAACGAATGACACGCAAAACCTACGTTGCACGCGTCTGGGGTGTGCCTGTTGAAAAAACGGGGGTGATTGATCTGCCGTTGATAGTGGATTGGCCAAACCGGCCATTGCAAATGGTGTGCCATGAAACCGGAAAATCCGCACAAACAGAATGGCGGGTGCTAAAAGACCAGGGTGATACAGCACGCGTGCGGCTTACGCCCAAAACGGGCCGCAGCCATCAACTGCGCGTGCATATGCTGGCGCTGGGGCATCCGATTTTGGGTGATCCGTTTTACGCGACGGGCCCGGCACGGGATTTCCCGCGCCTGATGCTACACTCAGAGGAATTGCGCTTTAACCACCCGCAAGGCGGCCATTCGACAAAGGTACGTGCCAAAGCCCCCTTCTAA